In a genomic window of Xenopus laevis strain J_2021 chromosome 5S, Xenopus_laevis_v10.1, whole genome shotgun sequence:
- the naa20.S gene encoding N-alpha-acetyltransferase 20, producing the protein MTTLRAFTCDDLFRFNNINLDPLTETYGIPFYLQYLAHWPEYFIVAEAPGGELMGYIMGKAEGSVAREEWHGHVTALSVAPEFRRLGLAAKLMELLEEISERKGGFFVDLFVRVSNQVAVNMYKQLGYSVYRTVIEYYSASNGEPDEDAYDMRKALSRDTEKKSIVPLPHPVRPEDIE; encoded by the exons ATGACAACGCTGAGAGCTTTCACGTGTGATGATCTGTTTCGATTTAATAACAT CAACTTGGATCCACTAACTGAGACT TATGGCATTCCTTTTTACCTGCAGTATTTGGCACACTGGCCCGAATATTTTATTGTTGCAGAGGCACCAGGTGGAGAACTCATGGGCTACA TAATGGGAAAAGCCGAGGGTTCAGTAGCACGAGAGGAATGGCATGGGCACGTCACTGCTCTGTCTGTTGCTCCAGAATTCCGACGTCTTGGGCTGGCAGCTAAACTGATGGAATTACTAGAAGAAATTTCTGAAAG aaaaggagGATTTTTTGTTGATTTGTTTGTAAGAGTCTCCAATCAAGTTGCAGTGAATATGTACAAGCAGCTGGGATACAGTGTCTATCGAACTGTCATAGAGTATTACTCAGCCAGCAATGGGGAGCCGGATGAAGATGCGTACG ACATGAGAAAAGCTCTATCAAGAGACACAGAGAAGAAGTCTATCGTACCTCTACCACATCCTGTGAGACCAGAAGACATTGAATAA